A single region of the Prochlorococcus marinus str. MIT 0917 genome encodes:
- a CDS encoding DUF1499 domain-containing protein — MPDLKSGLSPCLNPLNCVFFQKEFGDVDKTFDQLVTIAQKIPRTKVLVSNEHYWKGVCRSLIWRFPDDLEILKIDKKIQIKSASRYGGGDLGVNGTRVGRLLTALEKFNS, encoded by the coding sequence ATGCCAGATCTTAAATCAGGTCTTAGTCCCTGCTTAAATCCACTTAATTGTGTTTTCTTTCAAAAAGAATTTGGAGATGTTGACAAGACCTTTGATCAACTTGTCACGATTGCCCAGAAAATCCCTAGAACCAAGGTTTTAGTTAGTAATGAACATTATTGGAAAGGGGTTTGTCGTAGTTTGATTTGGAGATTTCCAGATGACTTGGAGATTTTAAAAATAGATAAGAAGATTCAAATCAAATCGGCATCAAGATATGGTGGTGGCGATCTTGGAGTTAATGGAACTAGAGTGGGAAGATTATTAACTGCTTTAGAAAAATTCAATAGTTAG
- a CDS encoding DUF3764 family protein, which translates to MATEITVLDFKISNTFSEYCTHMNAPEQQTMFKEMGVKTFYIGECIGDSKRETVMPEGSENVLYNIFISPETKPIVEASGHIYEETKIT; encoded by the coding sequence ATGGCAACTGAAATCACTGTTTTAGACTTCAAGATTAGTAATACTTTTTCAGAGTATTGCACTCATATGAATGCTCCAGAGCAGCAAACGATGTTTAAAGAAATGGGTGTTAAAACTTTTTATATCGGTGAATGCATAGGAGACTCTAAAAGAGAAACTGTTATGCCTGAAGGATCAGAGAATGTTTTATATAACATTTTCATTAGTCCTGAAACAAAGCCTATTGTTGAAGCCTCTGGTCATATTTATGAAGAAACAAAAATCACATGA